Proteins encoded by one window of Paenibacillus sp. DCT19:
- a CDS encoding DUF4153 domain-containing protein has protein sequence MIKKILDSPNRALITLCSALLLAVVHQYLFFDKGVGVSYPLFVVLFYGYIYVFARDRVRVFGWIDLFIASVVLLLSLTFALFDNELFHALNFLAVPGLIILHMAYLIGRKQTKWWKISLIGLAVDHLLPQSIRHWPTIGRTLMKKGGRKLASKQKVVVTKVFIGLIVSLPILIVVVGLLTSADGIFNQYLSGIPTWLNQLTLAPGLPRIIWIIIASVFFFSYVWGFVQPMVYESERRENAHWKNQSVALPLAQRDEKVGETTDSVIVNTSNEETTPHSNLSKPHIVEPLRLDPIIIGTILLVINCVYLLFVFVQFSYLFGAGVGNLPSDLSYAEYARSGFVELVLVTGINFFILIIALQFTRTGGKISTIVHQILLTLLILCSAVMLYSAFMRLSLYEEAYGYTYIRFLVHAFMIFLALLLLIAGLRIRYTTIPLIRCYIILGLTAYVMMNYVGMDNQIAERNIERYHQSGQIDADYLANLSADAVPQLKQFADESYPELHELLLLNQSQYLLEGNDRSWSSFNVSITIASRELAELRKQ, from the coding sequence ATGATTAAGAAAATATTGGATTCACCCAATCGTGCGTTAATTACGCTATGTTCTGCGCTCTTGCTGGCTGTTGTGCATCAGTATCTATTCTTTGACAAAGGGGTAGGCGTATCCTATCCACTGTTCGTTGTGCTTTTCTATGGCTATATTTATGTATTTGCGAGGGATCGTGTAAGAGTATTCGGTTGGATAGATCTGTTCATCGCCAGTGTAGTGCTGCTGTTATCCCTGACATTTGCGTTATTCGATAACGAACTGTTTCATGCGCTCAATTTCCTGGCTGTGCCGGGATTAATCATCTTACATATGGCTTATCTGATTGGCCGGAAGCAGACAAAATGGTGGAAGATTAGTTTGATAGGCTTAGCTGTGGATCATCTGCTGCCTCAGTCTATACGACATTGGCCGACCATCGGAAGAACTCTGATGAAAAAAGGTGGACGCAAGCTGGCTAGCAAGCAGAAAGTTGTGGTTACCAAAGTATTCATTGGTCTAATCGTATCGCTGCCCATCCTGATCGTGGTAGTGGGGTTGCTAACCTCTGCCGATGGAATCTTTAATCAATACTTATCCGGAATTCCAACATGGCTGAATCAGTTAACGTTAGCACCTGGTCTACCGAGGATTATCTGGATCATTATTGCAAGTGTGTTCTTTTTCAGTTACGTATGGGGGTTTGTACAGCCGATGGTGTATGAGTCGGAGAGGCGGGAGAACGCTCATTGGAAAAATCAGTCTGTAGCACTTCCGCTCGCGCAGCGTGATGAAAAGGTTGGAGAGACTACAGATTCTGTGATAGTGAATACATCCAATGAAGAAACAACACCACATTCGAATCTTTCAAAACCTCATATCGTTGAACCGTTGCGACTAGATCCAATCATTATTGGAACCATACTACTTGTCATTAACTGTGTGTATCTCTTATTTGTCTTTGTTCAATTCTCTTACCTCTTCGGAGCAGGTGTAGGTAATCTTCCTTCCGACTTATCTTATGCGGAGTATGCCAGAAGTGGATTTGTTGAGCTGGTTCTGGTGACAGGTATTAACTTCTTCATTCTCATTATTGCACTGCAATTTACACGTACAGGCGGCAAAATAAGCACGATCGTGCATCAGATATTGCTCACATTGCTGATACTGTGTTCTGCTGTCATGCTATATTCGGCCTTCATGCGTCTTAGTCTCTATGAAGAGGCGTATGGGTATACGTATATCCGATTCCTTGTGCATGCGTTTATGATCTTCCTCGCACTACTGTTGTTGATCGCGGGCTTACGCATTCGGTACACAACCATCCCGTTAATCCGTTGTTATATCATACTGGGACTCACAGCGTACGTGATGATGAACTATGTCGGGATGGATAACCAGATTGCAGAACGTAACATCGAGCGTTATCACCAATCAGGTCAGATCGATGCAGATTATTTGGCTAATCTATCGGCAGATGCGGTGCCACAATTGAAGCAGTTTGCCGATGAGAGTTATCCGGAACTTCACGAGCTGCTGCTGTTGAACCAATCACAGTATTTATTAGAAGGGAACGACCGCTCGTGGTCTTCTTTTAACGTATCAATAACCATCGCTTCACGTGAATTAGCAGAGCTTCGGAAGCAGTAA
- a CDS encoding AAA family ATPase — protein MSKLIFFLGGAGSGKTTLAKTLSRKYKAAFFDMDILLRPAAEAIMTLQGLDPSDRDSPEYKRLCRDLGYRITMDAVLDNVQLGIDSVVVGPFTKETDTPDWIEQELAKIGRSLQDTDVRVAYIYLKDEALYRERIIARQSPLDDWKLANWDAFVASLARKQVAWPLPAKSVTYIDNSADDPGIAFAKLEEQIYE, from the coding sequence GTGAGCAAACTCATTTTCTTCCTAGGTGGAGCTGGGAGTGGCAAGACAACACTTGCCAAAACGCTGTCTCGTAAATATAAAGCCGCTTTCTTCGATATGGATATTCTGCTTCGTCCTGCCGCTGAAGCTATCATGACACTGCAAGGGCTCGACCCTTCCGATCGTGACTCACCTGAGTACAAGCGGCTCTGCCGGGATCTCGGGTACCGCATCACGATGGATGCTGTGCTGGATAATGTGCAATTGGGTATCGACAGCGTTGTAGTGGGTCCCTTCACGAAGGAAACCGATACACCTGATTGGATCGAACAGGAACTTGCCAAGATCGGCCGTTCTCTTCAGGATACCGATGTACGTGTAGCTTATATATATTTGAAGGATGAAGCATTATATCGCGAGCGAATTATCGCAAGGCAGTCTCCGTTAGATGATTGGAAACTCGCCAACTGGGATGCCTTTGTAGCCTCCCTCGCGCGGAAACAAGTGGCATGGCCACTTCCCGCTAAATCCGTGACGTACATTGATAACTCGGCCGATGACCCAGGGATTGCTTTTGCAAAACTCGAAGAACAGATATATGAGTAA
- a CDS encoding carbohydrate ABC transporter permease: protein MSENTANRIFNTVNVILIIIAMVLCLAPFIHIIAISLSSNRAIGSGEVSFFPKELSFEAYTKVFADTSMIRSLLYTIWLTVLTTVLSMVMTIAAAYPLAKSSLKGRKWFMLVIVVTMFFSGGIIPEYILIKNLHLLDSTWGLVLPGLISPFYMIILITFFKGIPESLEEAAQIDGSTHFGTLLRIILPLSLPVMATLSLFYAVGRWNGFQDALMYITKPDLFPLQLKMYQMIQQNQITELMQNEGIGSVKVLPESLKAASVIFSTLPILLVYPWLQRYFISGVMVGAVKG from the coding sequence ATGTCTGAGAACACAGCCAATCGGATTTTTAACACGGTGAACGTTATTCTTATTATCATTGCGATGGTACTGTGTCTTGCGCCATTCATTCACATTATTGCCATCTCACTTAGTTCGAACCGGGCGATCGGTTCGGGGGAGGTTTCATTTTTCCCAAAAGAGTTATCCTTTGAGGCTTACACGAAAGTGTTTGCCGATACGTCGATGATTCGTTCTCTCCTATACACGATATGGTTAACGGTATTGACCACGGTGCTCAGTATGGTTATGACGATTGCAGCAGCATACCCGCTTGCTAAGAGCAGTCTAAAAGGACGTAAGTGGTTCATGCTAGTCATCGTCGTTACCATGTTTTTCAGTGGCGGAATTATTCCAGAGTACATTCTGATTAAAAACCTTCACTTACTGGATAGCACATGGGGACTGGTTCTACCGGGTCTGATTAGTCCATTTTATATGATTATCTTGATTACGTTCTTCAAAGGCATCCCGGAAAGTCTGGAGGAGGCTGCCCAGATCGATGGAAGTACACATTTTGGCACGCTGTTACGCATCATTTTACCTCTGTCCTTGCCGGTGATGGCAACACTAAGTCTGTTCTATGCCGTAGGACGCTGGAATGGATTCCAGGATGCGCTGATGTATATTACCAAACCTGACCTGTTTCCACTGCAATTAAAAATGTATCAGATGATTCAGCAAAACCAAATTACTGAATTGATGCAGAACGAAGGCATAGGTTCCGTTAAAGTGCTTCCAGAAAGTCTGAAAGCAGCCAGCGTTATCTTCTCCACACTACCGATTTTGCTCGTCTACCCTTGGCTGCAACGGTACTTTATTAGTGGAGTTATGGTAGGGGCTGTAAAAGGCTAA
- a CDS encoding sugar phosphate isomerase/epimerase, whose protein sequence is MYTDKREYSFSTCWNIKRHETGSSMIEEIKSIGFRQVELNYNVTNDMLRTIEPMIERGEIGISSVHNTFPHVADPDYGTDSVLLGFDDEPRRKRAIELLLRSAEYAHRYGAQAVVVHPGEVPFAYNVDEELKKIYHEQGKDSPAYQALWRDMLDKREAGSAHYLKRIQESLEEVCEISEQRGYGVNFGIETRSRCYQMPTLQEAATLINNMKGAPLGLWYDIGHGMMMDRMGLYDNVREANALIHNVVGVHIHETVGLSDHWCPYVHSNDMTFFDSFLDIIEHSPVKVYELKSACTPEEINASHELITNRIAQRQAERKLG, encoded by the coding sequence ATGTATACTGACAAACGGGAATACTCCTTCTCGACGTGCTGGAATATTAAGCGTCATGAGACAGGCTCAAGCATGATTGAGGAGATCAAGTCGATAGGCTTCAGACAAGTCGAGTTAAACTATAATGTTACGAATGATATGCTGCGGACGATTGAACCTATGATTGAGCGGGGAGAGATTGGTATCTCCAGTGTACACAATACGTTTCCTCATGTGGCTGATCCCGATTATGGCACGGATTCTGTACTCCTCGGCTTCGATGATGAACCTCGCCGGAAGCGAGCCATTGAATTATTGCTCCGTTCAGCTGAGTATGCACACCGTTATGGCGCACAGGCTGTCGTGGTTCATCCAGGGGAAGTTCCTTTTGCATATAACGTGGATGAAGAGCTCAAAAAAATCTATCATGAACAGGGGAAAGACTCTCCGGCGTACCAAGCTTTATGGCGAGACATGTTGGACAAGCGGGAAGCGGGTAGTGCTCATTATTTGAAACGAATACAAGAAAGTCTGGAAGAGGTATGTGAAATTTCTGAGCAACGTGGATATGGAGTGAATTTTGGAATTGAGACACGATCACGCTGTTATCAGATGCCGACTTTACAGGAAGCAGCTACCTTAATCAACAATATGAAGGGTGCACCGCTTGGACTCTGGTACGATATTGGTCATGGTATGATGATGGATCGTATGGGACTGTACGATAATGTGCGTGAAGCTAACGCATTGATCCATAACGTCGTTGGTGTGCATATCCATGAAACGGTTGGTTTGTCGGATCACTGGTGTCCATATGTACATAGTAACGATATGACATTCTTTGATTCATTTCTGGATATCATTGAACATTCACCGGTAAAAGTATATGAGCTCAAGTCCGCTTGCACACCGGAAGAGATTAACGCAAGTCATGAGTTAATTACGAATCGGATTGCACAGCGCCAAGCGGAGCGCAAGCTAGGGTAA
- a CDS encoding ABC transporter substrate-binding protein — protein sequence MKLHQQYLLLHKQFGHLSEHEVTLAELGELLDCTHRNTLTIVKKMIGLHWINWVSQRGRGRRSTLTLLVPAEKIAAEYMMQAMNRRELQQAAEHIGAFSSSVTMQHHLNQWLLGYSGHHTEEGIHNERIDTLRLPIRQQIHALDPMYINLLAESFITSHVFDGLVQRNEMGEIQPCLAHTWDVSEDRTTWIFYLRKGVSFHDGQYLTAEDVVYTFERLQSTKRRNLYKDVSKHILSIEAWDSLTVCFRLIKPHEMFIDFLTTSRASIVSPRLHPMSDQADQAELREPYPPLKPVGTGPFKVSVWDEHLCRLDAHPAYFQGRAQLDRVEILQIPWSAPVDWSDHTAMESPFFHLVHNPLTSTGADWSQISAGVTVRKLITCNTQKVEPLSDPTIRAHVQACVASESNSYFKEGTVATSSHELKNGLTNREHTNDSQDRVEPIKPKTLQIATIAQYREDAARLANALERHGYTCTIRTGTMEQFKGDLRLQSDLILFSLIRDRDVELRRYDLYITLSEHLDERSKETVRNMLSHVISSRQPSDRTLGLDQIEQFLQEQSLLMHLTEKPIETAYLPSVRGVSFNSQGWVDLRHIWFPTSLDEVTVKS from the coding sequence TTGAAGTTACATCAGCAATATCTGCTCTTACATAAACAATTTGGACACCTGTCTGAACATGAAGTCACCCTCGCAGAACTCGGAGAATTGCTTGATTGCACACACCGAAACACATTAACCATTGTCAAAAAAATGATTGGACTCCACTGGATCAATTGGGTGTCTCAGCGTGGACGTGGGCGAAGATCCACACTAACCTTGCTCGTCCCGGCTGAGAAAATTGCGGCAGAATACATGATGCAAGCAATGAACCGTCGTGAACTCCAGCAAGCGGCAGAGCACATTGGTGCATTCTCCAGCTCTGTCACAATGCAGCATCATCTAAATCAATGGTTACTAGGTTATTCCGGACATCATACCGAAGAAGGAATCCATAACGAAAGAATCGACACCTTGCGACTGCCCATTAGACAGCAAATCCACGCTCTTGACCCTATGTATATTAATCTGTTAGCTGAATCTTTCATTACTAGCCATGTATTTGATGGATTGGTTCAACGCAATGAAATGGGAGAGATTCAACCTTGTTTAGCGCACACTTGGGATGTAAGCGAGGATCGTACAACTTGGATTTTTTATTTGCGTAAAGGCGTGAGCTTCCATGACGGTCAATATCTCACTGCTGAGGATGTGGTCTATACATTCGAGAGATTACAGTCTACGAAGCGGAGGAATTTATACAAGGATGTGAGCAAACACATCTTGTCGATTGAGGCATGGGACTCGTTAACAGTATGTTTCCGGCTTATCAAACCACATGAGATGTTTATCGATTTTCTCACAACCAGTCGGGCATCCATTGTATCCCCACGTCTACATCCTATGTCCGATCAAGCTGATCAGGCGGAATTAAGGGAACCTTATCCTCCATTGAAACCTGTGGGAACCGGCCCCTTCAAGGTTAGTGTGTGGGACGAGCATTTATGCAGACTGGACGCACATCCGGCTTATTTTCAAGGTAGAGCTCAATTAGATCGTGTTGAGATTCTGCAGATTCCATGGAGCGCACCTGTGGATTGGAGTGATCATACGGCTATGGAATCACCCTTCTTCCATCTTGTCCATAACCCGCTAACCTCTACAGGAGCAGACTGGAGCCAGATTAGCGCTGGTGTGACGGTGCGGAAATTAATTACCTGTAATACGCAAAAAGTCGAACCGCTCAGCGATCCGACGATAAGAGCTCACGTGCAAGCATGTGTTGCAAGCGAGAGTAATTCATATTTCAAAGAAGGCACTGTCGCAACCTCTTCGCATGAGTTAAAGAACGGATTAACCAATCGAGAGCATACTAATGACTCACAAGATAGAGTTGAGCCCATCAAGCCAAAAACGCTCCAGATCGCAACCATTGCTCAGTATCGTGAAGATGCGGCTCGCTTAGCGAATGCTCTGGAGCGTCACGGATATACCTGTACGATTCGCACCGGAACGATGGAACAATTCAAAGGGGATTTGCGGCTCCAATCCGATCTCATTCTGTTCTCTCTGATCCGGGATCGAGATGTGGAGTTGCGCAGATATGACCTCTACATCACTTTATCCGAACATCTGGATGAACGAAGCAAGGAAACGGTGCGGAATATGCTGTCCCACGTGATTTCTTCCAGACAGCCATCAGATCGAACGTTAGGCTTAGATCAGATCGAACAGTTCTTACAGGAGCAGTCTCTCCTCATGCATTTAACCGAAAAACCGATAGAAACAGCCTATCTACCATCCGTTCGCGGTGTATCCTTCAATAGCCAAGGCTGGGTGGATCTCCGTCACATTTGGTTTCCTACAAGTTTAGATGAAGTTACAGTAAAGTCATAA